A window of Candidatus Dependentiae bacterium contains these coding sequences:
- the nusA gene encoding transcription termination factor NusA: MRLTAVIEELVEERGLDKETLNSIICEGMLAAYEKKYPNLPLRARHDKKEDDVAIEVEKTVVSSVQDPDVEISTRKARHIDEKLSAGDKAWIPFDGKIGRIEILRAKQVIANQIRKIEALAVYNEFKEKEGTIVHGVVHKCERGGIAVKLQDSMGFLPKSLMSSTDKCIVGYPIRALLKEVLSEPRNENQLILDRASDQFLYKLFELEIPEVFEKLVEIKKIVRAPGYKSKVVVASNDKNIDPVGTCVGVGGVRIKPILKELGGEKIDVLSWDESPEAMIKNSLKPAVVNKVQIKGHKAYVWVDEDQRSLAIGKMGKNISLAARLNEIDIDLVQEDKKDEAVADIIDINIAGLEE; the protein is encoded by the coding sequence GTGAGATTAACAGCTGTTATAGAGGAACTTGTTGAAGAGCGCGGTCTTGACAAGGAAACTTTAAATTCGATTATTTGTGAGGGTATGCTAGCTGCGTACGAAAAAAAATACCCTAACTTGCCTTTACGAGCACGTCATGACAAAAAAGAGGATGATGTTGCCATTGAGGTCGAAAAAACAGTTGTATCTTCGGTACAGGATCCTGATGTTGAAATCAGCACACGTAAAGCAAGGCACATTGATGAAAAGCTTTCTGCTGGAGATAAAGCCTGGATTCCCTTTGATGGAAAGATAGGCCGTATTGAGATCTTGCGTGCTAAGCAGGTCATCGCTAATCAAATTAGAAAAATTGAGGCGTTGGCTGTTTATAATGAATTCAAAGAAAAAGAAGGTACGATTGTTCACGGCGTTGTTCACAAATGTGAGCGCGGCGGCATAGCAGTTAAGCTTCAAGATTCTATGGGTTTTTTGCCAAAGTCTTTAATGAGCTCAACCGACAAATGTATTGTGGGATATCCGATTCGTGCATTGCTTAAAGAAGTTCTTTCTGAGCCCCGCAATGAAAATCAGCTTATTTTGGACCGTGCATCAGACCAGTTTTTATACAAGCTTTTTGAGTTAGAAATACCAGAAGTTTTTGAAAAGCTTGTAGAAATAAAAAAAATCGTACGAGCGCCGGGTTATAAATCTAAGGTTGTTGTTGCATCTAATGACAAAAACATTGATCCCGTAGGGACTTGTGTTGGGGTTGGCGGCGTACGTATCAAGCCAATACTTAAAGAGCTTGGCGGTGAAAAGATAGATGTGCTATCTTGGGACGAATCTCCTGAGGCCATGATAAAAAATTCCTTAAAGCCGGCCGTTGTTAACAAGGTTCAGATAAAGGGGCATAAAGCCTATGTATGGGTTGATGAAGACCAGCGGTCATTGGCTATTGGTAAGATGGGGAAAAATATTTCTTTGGCTGCAAGGCTAAATGAGATTGATATTGATCTTGTGCAAGAAGACAAGAAAGATGAAGCGGTTGCAGATATTATTGATATCAATATAGCCGGTTTAGAAGAGTAA